One part of the [Synechococcus] sp. NIES-970 genome encodes these proteins:
- the mutY gene encoding A/G-specific adenine glycosylase, protein MAIWTVDNLTEMRRSLLQWYAQQGRTLPWRNEPDIYRVWISEIMLQQTQVKTVIPYYERWLAQFPTVAALAAADLQTVLKLWEGLGYYARARNLHQAAQQVMGDFGGQFPEDVENILRLKGIGRTTAGGILSSARNLPLAILDGNVKRVLARLIALEVPPAKALDELWDVSEELLDRDNSRDFNQALMDLGATLCTVKKPDCPHCPWQNYCAAYLKHRPTDFPRRAPKKQISTKKLVAAIALNFDQQIFIQQRPQDGLLGGLWEFPNQEGDIQALLAYLFPGAQYERSLNTVFHAYTHFKIEIEPQIYRVDLTGAGWIELTELNQYPFSKAHLKIIEQLQEPQLSLSL, encoded by the coding sequence ATGGCCATCTGGACAGTAGACAACTTAACGGAAATGCGGCGATCGCTCCTTCAATGGTACGCACAGCAGGGACGGACTCTACCCTGGCGCAATGAACCGGATATTTATCGGGTCTGGATCTCAGAAATTATGCTCCAACAGACCCAAGTGAAGACGGTGATTCCCTACTATGAACGTTGGTTGGCACAGTTCCCGACGGTGGCGGCCTTGGCAGCGGCAGATTTACAAACGGTGTTGAAACTCTGGGAAGGCTTGGGATATTACGCCCGGGCGCGGAATCTTCACCAGGCGGCCCAACAGGTTATGGGGGACTTCGGGGGACAGTTTCCTGAAGATGTCGAAAATATCCTACGCCTTAAAGGGATTGGGCGCACCACGGCGGGGGGCATCCTCAGTTCGGCGCGCAATTTACCTTTGGCAATCCTTGATGGCAATGTAAAGCGGGTTCTGGCACGGCTCATTGCCCTAGAAGTTCCCCCTGCTAAAGCGCTAGATGAGCTATGGGACGTGTCGGAAGAACTTCTCGATCGAGACAATTCCCGGGATTTTAACCAGGCGCTGATGGATTTGGGGGCGACCCTCTGCACTGTGAAAAAGCCGGATTGCCCCCATTGTCCTTGGCAAAATTATTGCGCTGCTTACCTCAAACACCGACCGACGGATTTTCCTCGCAGGGCCCCGAAAAAACAAATCTCCACCAAAAAGTTAGTGGCGGCGATCGCCCTTAATTTTGACCAGCAAATTTTCATCCAGCAGCGCCCCCAGGATGGACTTTTGGGGGGACTGTGGGAATTTCCCAATCAGGAAGGGGACATTCAAGCTTTGCTCGCGTACCTATTCCCAGGGGCACAGTACGAACGTAGCTTAAACACCGTTTTCCATGCCTATACCCATTTCAAAATCGAGATTGAACCGCAAATTTATCGGGTTGACCTCACGGGGGCAGGTTGGATTGAACTCACAGAATTAAATCAATACCCATTTTCTAAGGCCCATCTAAAAATTATTGAGCAGTTGCAAGAGCCTCAATTGAGCCTATCCCTTTAA
- a CDS encoding oxidoreductase, zinc-binding dehydrogenase family, with protein sequence MNILLIALGISATLLAIATAAYLLSARRYQSSETVAESYDEWTEDGILEYYWGEHIHLGHYGKPPRAKNFLKAKADFVHEMVRWGGLDQLPPGTKVLDVGCGIGGSSRILARDYGFDVTGITISPKQVERATQLTPPGVSATFAVDDAMNLSFPDGSFDVVWSVEAGPHMPDKAIFAQELLRVLKPGGKLVVADWNQRDDRHLPLNWWEQPVMTQLLDQWAHPKFSSIEGFSELLEATGFVEGQVMNADWSKETLPSWLHTIWVGAIRPWGWLQYGLPGFIKSVREIPTILLMRLAFGTGLCRFGMFQAVRGGGAKTTMNQAAQATIPR encoded by the coding sequence ATGAATATTTTGCTCATTGCCCTCGGGATTAGCGCGACATTGTTGGCGATCGCCACCGCCGCCTACCTCCTCAGCGCCCGCCGCTATCAATCTTCTGAAACCGTTGCCGAATCCTATGATGAATGGACCGAAGACGGCATTCTTGAATATTACTGGGGGGAACATATCCACCTTGGTCACTACGGAAAACCGCCCCGGGCCAAGAATTTCCTCAAGGCAAAGGCTGATTTTGTTCACGAAATGGTGCGCTGGGGTGGTCTAGATCAGTTACCTCCCGGCACAAAGGTGCTGGATGTAGGCTGTGGCATTGGCGGCAGTAGCCGCATCCTCGCCCGGGACTATGGCTTCGACGTGACCGGAATTACCATTAGCCCCAAGCAGGTAGAACGGGCGACCCAACTCACGCCCCCAGGGGTGAGCGCTACATTCGCCGTCGATGACGCGATGAATTTATCTTTTCCTGATGGCAGCTTTGATGTGGTTTGGTCAGTGGAAGCGGGACCCCATATGCCTGATAAAGCGATTTTTGCTCAGGAACTGCTGCGGGTGCTCAAACCAGGCGGAAAACTAGTAGTCGCCGACTGGAACCAACGGGACGATCGCCATCTTCCCCTCAACTGGTGGGAACAGCCTGTGATGACCCAACTGCTTGACCAATGGGCCCACCCGAAATTTTCGAGCATCGAAGGATTTTCTGAACTTTTAGAAGCCACTGGCTTTGTGGAAGGTCAGGTCATGAACGCTGATTGGAGCAAAGAAACCCTCCCCTCCTGGCTCCATACTATTTGGGTCGGGGCAATTCGCCCCTGGGGGTGGTTGCAATATGGTCTCCCGGGCTTTATCAAATCCGTGCGGGAAATTCCGACGATTCTGTTGATGCGCTTGGCCTTTGGCACAGGGCTTTGTCGCTTTGGCATGTTCCAGGCGGTGCGCGGTGGAGGGGCAAAAACGACGATGAATCAAGCGGCCCAGGCAACGATTCCCCGCTAG